In Candidatus Cohnella colombiensis, one DNA window encodes the following:
- a CDS encoding PRD domain-containing protein yields MNDNTLYVIDRIVGNNVVLSKDESGVEMVLFGKGLGFSSKIGATIASKDERIEKRFRLDDRDKVIQFQSLIEGMDPKVLRISENIIELMESEFQKKVNNKVYLALPSHIQFAVYRLRNKIEIINPFLYETKISYPKEYEVARQAANIIASAFEIEIPEEEVGFLTFHVYSAIENVSVGELVKFTNLIQELVAEIETSLTIHIPRTDSGYIRLITHLRFSFERIIQFNAIDNPFFEDMHQKFKEEYQLALKLAKIMEEHLNTEIPKEEIGYLVMHLYRFFHVHVKEENK; encoded by the coding sequence GTGAATGATAATACCCTTTATGTCATCGACCGTATAGTCGGAAACAACGTAGTGTTGTCCAAAGACGAATCCGGCGTTGAAATGGTCCTATTCGGCAAAGGACTCGGCTTTTCTTCCAAAATTGGAGCAACAATAGCTTCGAAAGACGAGCGAATCGAAAAACGGTTCCGATTGGACGATCGTGATAAGGTCATACAATTTCAGTCGCTTATCGAAGGGATGGATCCGAAAGTATTACGTATTTCAGAAAACATCATAGAACTCATGGAGTCCGAATTTCAAAAAAAGGTAAACAACAAAGTGTATTTAGCCCTTCCCAGCCATATTCAATTCGCGGTTTATCGGTTGCGGAACAAAATTGAAATCATTAATCCTTTTTTGTATGAAACGAAGATATCTTATCCCAAAGAATATGAAGTTGCACGGCAAGCCGCCAATATAATCGCATCCGCCTTCGAAATAGAAATTCCTGAGGAAGAAGTCGGCTTTTTGACATTCCATGTGTATTCCGCAATCGAGAACGTATCTGTCGGAGAATTGGTTAAGTTTACAAATTTAATACAAGAGCTAGTTGCGGAAATAGAAACGAGTCTAACCATACATATACCACGTACCGACAGCGGTTACATTCGTTTAATTACACATTTACGCTTCAGTTTCGAAAGAATCATTCAATTTAACGCGATAGACAACCCTTTCTTCGAAGACATGCATCAGAAATTCAAAGAAGAATATCAACTCGCGCTAAAACTAGCAAAGATTATGGAAGAACATTTGAATACGGAAATCCCTAAAGAGGAAATCGGATATTTGGTTATGCACCTGTATCGTTTCTTTCATGTTCATGTCAAGGAAGAGAATAAGTGA
- a CDS encoding NAD(P)-dependent alcohol dehydrogenase, producing MKAVVCTKYGPPEVLQLKEVIKPSPKHDEVCIKIYASAVTASDIYIRGSQIPIQFWIPMRLFLGLTKPRKSIIGMVLAGEIESVGKDIKRFKVGDQVYGVTGFGLGAYAQYKCMKETDSMHGCLSLKPANISYEEATAAAYGGLLALQRIEEGNVQRGQKVLIYGASGTSGTMAIQLAKYYGAEVTGVCSTAHVEFVKSLGADKVIDYTKDDSVHLIDRYDFMLDAAGKAKSSKIKEKCKKALSSDGKYISIDDGKLELKSERLARIKEIIEAGSIKPIVDRTYPMDRIVEAHEYVGLGRKRGGVAISIEHSN from the coding sequence ATGAAAGCAGTTGTATGCACGAAATATGGACCACCAGAAGTACTTCAACTGAAGGAAGTCATCAAACCTTCACCTAAGCACGATGAAGTATGCATTAAAATCTACGCTTCTGCAGTAACCGCGAGTGACATCTACATTCGAGGTTCTCAAATACCTATTCAATTTTGGATACCGATGCGTCTATTTTTAGGATTAACAAAGCCGAGAAAATCGATCATAGGCATGGTGTTAGCAGGAGAAATCGAATCAGTAGGTAAAGACATCAAACGTTTTAAAGTAGGGGATCAGGTTTATGGGGTTACTGGTTTTGGACTTGGCGCTTATGCCCAATACAAATGTATGAAAGAAACAGACTCTATGCATGGATGTCTATCGTTAAAACCTGCCAATATAAGTTACGAAGAAGCAACTGCTGCAGCATATGGCGGTCTGTTAGCTTTACAGCGAATAGAGGAAGGGAATGTTCAACGCGGACAAAAAGTTCTTATATATGGGGCTTCAGGAACTTCAGGCACAATGGCCATCCAACTGGCCAAATATTATGGAGCTGAAGTGACAGGGGTATGTAGTACTGCACATGTGGAATTTGTAAAGTCTCTGGGTGCAGATAAGGTCATTGACTACACCAAAGACGATTCTGTTCATTTGATCGATCGTTATGACTTTATGCTCGACGCAGCGGGCAAAGCCAAAAGTTCAAAAATTAAAGAAAAGTGCAAAAAAGCGCTAAGCTCTGATGGGAAATATATATCCATCGATGATGGGAAATTAGAATTGAAATCGGAACGCCTTGCTAGAATTAAAGAAATCATTGAAGCCGGGTCTATTAAACCTATTGTTGACAGAACATACCCAATGGATCGGATTGTTGAAGCCCACGAGTATGTAGGATTGGGTCGCAAAAGAGGCGGAGTAGCGATATCAATTGAACATTCTAATTAA
- a CDS encoding DUF4386 domain-containing protein, producing the protein MNTNDMNRNLSLALGVAFLLQACTSLISGAFLFNPFVIPGDISTTMLNLGHNAGMVHASIIGDVITALGIIFLATMLFLVVGKQNKAMALVALGFYIIEAVILVVSKFAAFVLLNISQEYVATGDNALVLMGKLALETKDFIYRIHIIPFGLGAIIFYYLLYRSNAIPKWLSLWGLFAVPLVLVGVVLKIYGVNAVSVFAVPYVPFEFFAGIYLVVKGRN; encoded by the coding sequence ATGAATACGAATGACATGAATAGAAACCTGTCATTAGCTTTAGGAGTGGCTTTTTTACTTCAAGCATGTACTTCACTGATCAGTGGAGCATTTTTATTTAACCCATTTGTAATTCCAGGAGATATAAGCACAACAATGCTTAATTTAGGTCATAATGCGGGCATGGTGCATGCAAGTATTATCGGAGACGTCATCACTGCTTTAGGAATTATTTTTTTGGCAACAATGCTTTTTCTTGTAGTCGGAAAGCAAAATAAAGCAATGGCACTTGTCGCGCTAGGGTTCTACATTATTGAGGCTGTAATTCTTGTTGTAAGTAAATTTGCCGCCTTTGTACTTTTGAATATCAGTCAAGAATATGTGGCTACCGGAGACAATGCACTTGTATTAATGGGGAAATTAGCGCTGGAAACTAAGGATTTTATTTATAGAATTCATATCATCCCATTTGGTCTTGGTGCTATTATCTTTTATTACTTGCTATATAGATCCAATGCGATACCCAAATGGCTATCTTTATGGGGATTATTTGCCGTTCCATTAGTACTTGTCGGTGTTGTTTTGAAAATTTATGGTGTTAATGCAGTTTCTGTTTTCGCTGTACCGTATGTTCCTTTTGAGTTTTTTGCTGGTATTTATCTTGTTGTCAAAGGAAGGAATTGA
- a CDS encoding TetR/AcrR family transcriptional regulator, with protein sequence MNDIPRATIKRDTSRKHESILNGAIQVFTEMGYDNASMDKIAEITGVSKRTVYNHFLSKENLFQEVVAKFLEEQQILKQIDYDPAKSLEDQLTAFANAELFLINSPSRLGLSRVLTSVFIRDIDYARMTRAKYASPLEPFMKWLMAAHEDNRLHIDNPPLAARVFYSMIEGALTWPALFQHGINTESVKPLMDELILTFITRYRKVD encoded by the coding sequence ATGAACGACATACCTAGAGCTACTATAAAAAGAGATACAAGCAGGAAGCATGAATCCATCCTTAACGGGGCTATACAAGTGTTCACAGAAATGGGTTACGACAATGCAAGTATGGATAAAATCGCTGAGATCACTGGCGTTTCAAAACGCACGGTTTATAATCATTTTTTAAGTAAAGAAAATCTGTTTCAAGAAGTCGTTGCCAAATTCCTTGAAGAACAACAAATTCTGAAGCAAATTGATTATGATCCTGCAAAATCCTTGGAAGATCAATTAACTGCATTTGCTAATGCCGAGCTATTCTTGATCAACAGCCCCTCAAGACTCGGATTGTCCCGGGTTCTTACCTCAGTCTTTATTAGAGATATTGACTATGCGAGAATGACAAGAGCGAAATATGCCTCTCCTCTTGAGCCCTTCATGAAATGGCTTATGGCTGCGCACGAAGATAATCGACTGCACATAGACAATCCCCCCCTTGCTGCAAGGGTATTTTACTCCATGATCGAAGGAGCTCTCACCTGGCCTGCATTATTCCAACATGGGATCAACACTGAAAGTGTCAAACCTCTAATGGACGAGCTAATACTCACTTTCATTACTAGGTATCGTAAAGTCGATTAG
- a CDS encoding histidine kinase, which translates to MITGRMDECILVCVYYGPNGEPLIRRGGKIAKMLQCPLYVLTVDSQPEDEWDIEKIHYISTWRKLAEQFGAEQFIVKYKEKRPVVKVINEVVKQLNVTQIVIGQTAKSRWEEITKGSFINILLNELSFVDLHVVSVSRDVNNQDGFYEKGIRAYLIEVADGYRLCFNHTQRDKYEGIFYKEVGTDFNNGVYKFMKDNEMIEVNVVDDHVKKDSLVSR; encoded by the coding sequence ATGATTACTGGACGTATGGATGAGTGCATACTTGTCTGTGTATATTATGGACCCAATGGCGAACCGCTTATTCGAAGAGGTGGAAAAATAGCTAAGATGCTACAATGTCCACTTTACGTACTGACGGTAGATTCGCAGCCAGAAGATGAGTGGGATATCGAGAAAATCCATTATATCTCCACATGGAGAAAGCTTGCTGAACAATTCGGAGCTGAGCAATTTATTGTCAAATACAAAGAAAAACGACCGGTTGTTAAGGTCATTAATGAAGTCGTGAAGCAACTTAATGTTACTCAGATCGTCATCGGTCAAACTGCAAAAAGCCGGTGGGAAGAAATTACGAAGGGGTCGTTTATTAATATATTGCTCAATGAGCTCTCGTTTGTTGATTTGCATGTTGTGTCTGTATCGCGAGATGTGAACAATCAAGACGGCTTCTACGAAAAAGGAATACGCGCTTATTTGATTGAAGTAGCAGATGGCTATCGTTTATGCTTCAATCATACGCAACGAGATAAATACGAAGGTATCTTCTATAAGGAAGTTGGAACGGACTTTAATAATGGCGTGTATAAATTCATGAAGGATAATGAAATGATTGAAGTGAACGTTGTTGATGATCATGTGAAAAAAGACAGCTTAGTAAGTCGTTAA
- a CDS encoding Na+/H+ antiporter subunit A codes for MTLLHIAVFLPILIIPFIPLMYKYIHRVHTGWFVMLVPLCLLILFASYYPLELSLDPQLHSVAWIPSFNVHFTIYLDSLSLLFALLITGIGTLVVLYSIFYMSMEREKLHFFYAYLMLFMTAMLGSVLSDNLIVLYAFWELTSVSSFLLIAFWYHRKKSRYGAQKAMIITMTGGFAMLLGFIILYVAGGTFSIRELIAMGDQVSQHSLFLPAMFFILLGAFTKSAQFPFHIWLPDAMEAPTPISAYLHSATMVKAGVYLVARLTPIFGIQVEWFWTITIGGIITLFVGSFNAIRQTDLKALLAYSTISQLGLIMSLLGIGSLALHNPQADNTILFAGATLAAMFHLINHSIFKGSLFMVVGILDHETGTRDIRRLGGLIHLMPVSFTITMIGAFSMAGLPPFSGFLSKEMFFTGLLSASSALNNGFVILPIVAWIASILTFVYCMIMIFKAFAGTYQPERLDRKPHEAPIGMLISPILLAALVIVLFFFPNLIATSLLEPTVKAIIPQAFTSGMVWHPHIQAWHGFNTELFMTIGVVVIGSLLYINYKKWRNFYEAMTFKHSLSHIYDRGLLGMERLGTKVTRFYMTGSLNHYLSYLFVFLIVMAGGSMIVNQAYFFDFSRNSPIESYEIVLGLTMVTAAIYILFSKSRLISIIAVSVIGYIVSLFFVIFRAPDLALTQLVVETISTALFLLCFYFLPKVSKNLSTLTFRLRNAIIAIGVGLTLTLIGLSAQGHHVFEPISDYYKNSYALAGAKNMVNAILVDFRAFDTMLEIVVLFSAGVGIYTLIKLRHAGRKDQ; via the coding sequence TTGACCTTGCTGCACATTGCTGTTTTTTTGCCGATCTTAATCATTCCATTCATCCCGTTGATGTATAAGTACATTCATCGCGTACATACGGGCTGGTTCGTAATGCTTGTCCCCCTCTGTTTGTTGATCTTGTTCGCTAGTTATTATCCCTTGGAGCTATCTTTAGACCCTCAACTGCACTCTGTCGCTTGGATCCCATCATTCAATGTACATTTCACCATTTATTTGGACAGCCTATCGCTCTTGTTCGCCCTACTCATTACGGGGATCGGTACATTGGTCGTCCTCTACTCGATCTTCTACATGTCCATGGAACGCGAGAAGCTCCACTTCTTCTACGCTTACTTGATGCTGTTCATGACGGCGATGCTCGGTTCTGTCCTCTCTGACAACTTAATTGTGCTTTACGCTTTTTGGGAGCTAACGAGTGTATCCTCGTTCTTACTTATCGCATTCTGGTATCATCGTAAAAAATCACGTTATGGTGCACAAAAAGCGATGATCATCACGATGACCGGCGGATTCGCTATGCTGCTCGGGTTTATCATTTTATATGTAGCAGGCGGAACCTTCAGCATTAGAGAGTTAATTGCAATGGGTGATCAGGTTTCTCAACATTCTTTATTTCTGCCTGCCATGTTCTTTATTTTACTTGGCGCGTTTACCAAGTCAGCGCAATTCCCCTTCCACATCTGGCTACCTGATGCGATGGAAGCGCCCACTCCCATTAGCGCCTATCTCCACTCCGCTACAATGGTCAAAGCAGGCGTATATCTCGTCGCAAGATTAACACCTATATTCGGAATTCAAGTGGAGTGGTTCTGGACGATCACGATTGGCGGAATCATCACCTTATTCGTAGGCTCCTTCAATGCAATACGCCAAACTGATTTAAAAGCATTGCTCGCATACTCCACCATAAGTCAATTGGGTCTCATTATGAGCTTGCTAGGCATTGGCTCTTTGGCGCTCCATAACCCGCAAGCTGACAATACGATATTATTTGCAGGTGCAACTCTTGCAGCGATGTTCCACTTAATTAACCATTCCATCTTTAAGGGGAGCCTCTTTATGGTCGTCGGAATATTGGATCATGAGACGGGAACACGGGATATTCGCCGTTTAGGTGGTCTCATCCATCTGATGCCAGTTTCCTTTACAATTACGATGATTGGCGCATTCTCGATGGCAGGCCTACCTCCATTTAGCGGTTTCCTTAGTAAAGAGATGTTCTTCACAGGTTTATTGAGCGCTTCGTCTGCTTTAAATAATGGGTTTGTTATCCTCCCTATTGTTGCATGGATCGCAAGTATTTTAACGTTCGTTTACTGCATGATTATGATCTTCAAAGCGTTCGCAGGTACCTATCAACCAGAACGACTCGATCGCAAACCACATGAAGCACCTATCGGTATGCTTATTTCTCCGATCCTTTTAGCTGCACTCGTTATTGTTTTATTTTTCTTCCCGAATCTTATCGCTACATCTTTGCTTGAGCCAACTGTGAAAGCGATCATTCCTCAAGCATTCACAAGCGGGATGGTGTGGCATCCGCATATTCAGGCGTGGCATGGGTTTAACACTGAATTGTTCATGACAATTGGCGTCGTCGTTATTGGTTCGCTGCTTTACATCAATTATAAAAAGTGGCGGAACTTCTATGAAGCGATGACCTTTAAGCATAGCCTGAGCCATATATACGATCGTGGCCTCTTAGGAATGGAACGACTCGGAACGAAAGTAACTCGCTTCTATATGACGGGGTCGCTAAATCATTATTTATCCTACCTCTTCGTCTTCTTGATCGTCATGGCCGGTGGATCAATGATCGTGAATCAAGCTTATTTCTTCGATTTTTCAAGAAATTCACCCATCGAAAGCTATGAAATTGTACTTGGGTTAACGATGGTCACTGCTGCAATATATATTTTGTTCTCAAAATCGCGATTGATCTCGATTATTGCGGTCAGTGTAATCGGCTATATCGTATCGTTGTTCTTCGTTATCTTCAGAGCTCCGGATTTGGCATTAACTCAGCTCGTCGTTGAAACGATTTCAACGGCTCTATTCCTGCTCTGCTTCTACTTCCTGCCCAAGGTAAGTAAAAATCTATCTACATTAACGTTTCGATTACGCAATGCAATCATCGCAATTGGAGTCGGTTTGACGCTTACGCTCATCGGGCTATCCGCACAAGGACATCATGTCTTCGAGCCGATATCCGATTATTATAAAAACTCTTACGCTCTTGCAGGTGCTAAAAATATGGTTAACGCCATTCTCGTTGATTTCCGCGCATTCGATACGATGCTCGAAATTGTTGTGCTTTTCTCTGCAGGCGTAGGCATCTATACGTTAATCAAACTTCGTCATGCGGGGAGGAAGGACCAATGA
- a CDS encoding Na(+)/H(+) antiporter subunit B: MKFTDVYLQTTTKIFVFIIMTFSIYVLFAGHHNPGGGFIGGLITASSLVLLYIAFDLQSVRDIIPVDFNQLAAAGVILSVLTGTASFLFDVPFLSQAFTYVNLPILGKTEIASAVIFDLGVYFAVIGTTMTIITSISEDKK; encoded by the coding sequence ATGAAGTTTACTGACGTTTATTTACAAACGACTACGAAAATTTTCGTCTTTATCATTATGACTTTTTCGATCTATGTTCTGTTTGCCGGTCATCACAATCCAGGTGGCGGTTTCATCGGGGGTTTAATCACGGCTTCTTCCCTAGTGCTGCTCTATATTGCATTCGACCTTCAATCCGTACGCGATATCATTCCGGTCGATTTCAACCAACTCGCTGCTGCTGGCGTCATCCTATCTGTATTAACAGGTACAGCGTCCTTTTTATTCGATGTGCCATTCCTGTCTCAAGCATTTACTTATGTGAACTTACCGATCCTAGGGAAAACCGAAATTGCTTCAGCCGTCATCTTCGATTTAGGTGTGTACTTTGCTGTAATCGGAACGACGATGACGATAATTACGAGTATAAGCGAGGATAAAAAATAA
- a CDS encoding Na(+)/H(+) antiporter subunit C, whose amino-acid sequence METFVTILAGVLYTVGTYLILNKNLLRIILGITLFSHATHLMLMSINGLKKGAAPLLGEEVANYTDPIPQALLLTSIVISFALTAFLLVLGYRTYVELGTVNIKKLRGKSDE is encoded by the coding sequence ATGGAGACCTTCGTAACTATACTAGCCGGAGTACTATATACAGTCGGAACGTATCTCATTCTGAACAAAAACCTATTACGGATTATTCTCGGGATTACACTCTTCTCTCATGCCACTCATCTCATGCTCATGTCGATTAATGGATTGAAAAAGGGAGCAGCTCCGTTACTCGGTGAAGAAGTAGCAAATTATACCGATCCTATACCGCAAGCTCTGTTGTTAACTTCGATCGTCATAAGCTTCGCACTAACTGCTTTTCTGCTTGTACTGGGTTACCGCACTTATGTTGAGCTTGGTACGGTAAATATCAAGAAACTAAGAGGTAAATCCGATGAGTAA